In one window of Candidatus Binatia bacterium DNA:
- the alr gene encoding alanine racemase, producing MWHARNVIVDGVFSHFANAERVDNDFCRAQLAQFRRAVAMVKERWPECCAHLSNSVATWFLPESHFDMVRPGLLLYGVPPGQGLAVGDFRPVMSVTAPVLQVREFEPGRAVSYGQTYITRRRTRVAVLGVGYADGYDRRLSNNGLVGLHGKVAPVIGRICMDTLVVDISDVPGVQLGDRALLWGECDGLRLAVEEVAARAGTISYEVLTRLGHRVPRFLAERATRELGPGLPSEH from the coding sequence TTGTGGCATGCGCGCAATGTCATCGTCGACGGTGTTTTTTCTCATTTCGCGAACGCTGAGCGTGTGGACAACGACTTCTGTCGCGCCCAGTTGGCCCAATTTCGACGGGCCGTAGCGATGGTTAAAGAGCGGTGGCCTGAGTGTTGTGCGCACCTGTCAAACAGTGTGGCGACGTGGTTCCTCCCGGAGAGCCACTTCGATATGGTGCGCCCGGGGCTCTTACTGTACGGCGTGCCCCCTGGCCAAGGTCTTGCGGTCGGCGACTTTCGTCCGGTGATGTCCGTAACCGCACCGGTATTGCAGGTGAGGGAATTCGAGCCGGGTCGGGCCGTGAGCTACGGCCAAACGTACATCACGCGGCGGCGGACACGGGTGGCGGTTCTCGGTGTCGGTTATGCCGACGGTTACGACCGCAGGCTCTCGAACAATGGTCTTGTGGGCTTGCATGGTAAGGTGGCGCCTGTGATCGGGCGGATCTGCATGGATACGCTGGTGGTCGACATCAGCGACGTCCCTGGCGTGCAACTTGGTGATCGCGCACTGCTGTGGGGCGAGTGCGACGGGTTGCGCCTCGCGGTGGAGGAGGTGGCTGCACGGGCTGGCACAATTAGCTACGAGGTGCTTACCCGCTTGGGGCATCGGGTGCCGCGTTTTCTTGCGGAGCGTGCGACACGGGAGCTCGGCCCAGGATTGCCTTCGGAGCATTGA